From one Tautonia marina genomic stretch:
- a CDS encoding PVC-type heme-binding CxxCH protein yields MRATAVIWSVMALATLASPQVSIPQAIAQAEAPERLILEKGDRIVLIGNTLAERMQYFGHWETLLHSRFPELELVVRNLGWSADELTLRPRSQDFQDHGHTLQDHKPDVVIAAFGYNESFAGPEGLDSFRRDLDAFIDETTSTAYNGESPPTLVLLSPIAHEDLGKRTLPDGATNNENLALYTEAMAEIAQDKGVLFIDLFHPTREQFEADDEPWTFNGVHLTDDGYRKLAPILDESLFGPRPGPDSIAADLDALRAEVQEKNKQFFYDHRAVNGFYIYGGRKEPFGVVNFPAEFAKLRKMIEVRDGRIWEVARGNEVPDEIDDSGTGEFVTIESNVQGPIKITSPEEALESFTLPEGFEINLFASEQDFPDLKNPCQFAFDTKGRLWVTTMASYPMYLPGTPVDDKVLILEDTDGDGKADKQTIFARGLHIPTGIEIGDGGAYVAQQPNLAFIKDTDGDDIADEYSYRLHGFDSADSHHSISAFTWGPDGALYFQEGTFHHSQIETPHGPTRVKNAGVFRYEPLTEKLDIFVSYPFANPWGHYFDRWGQNFVADASGGANYYGTAFSGDVDYPRKHPRLNEFLVKQWRPTSGCELVSSRNFPDDWQGNYLINNCIGFHGVLNYSMREEDSGFAADPAEPLVRSSDTNFRPVDLEFGPDGALYLVDWFNPLIGHMQHSIRDPNRDAVHGRIWRIHYTGKPLVEPAKIAGEPIPALLDLLKEYEDRTRYRARIELRTRDTDEVMSALDDWVANLDQDDPEYWRHMLEALWVHQQHDVVDQDFLQTLLTCPEPKARAAASRVLGYWRDRLDNPLGLLQQQVNDDHPRVRLEAVRALSFFEGDDALLAQEIALESLLHPQDYYLEYTLNETNATLSERILNLSAGE; encoded by the coding sequence ATGAGAGCGACCGCCGTGATCTGGTCCGTGATGGCCCTGGCGACGCTGGCGTCGCCGCAGGTTTCCATCCCTCAGGCTATCGCCCAAGCCGAAGCCCCAGAACGGCTCATCCTCGAAAAGGGGGACCGGATTGTTCTGATCGGGAACACCCTGGCCGAGCGCATGCAATATTTTGGCCACTGGGAAACCCTGCTCCATAGCCGCTTCCCCGAGCTGGAACTGGTGGTTCGGAATCTTGGCTGGTCCGCCGACGAGTTGACTCTGCGGCCCCGGTCGCAGGACTTCCAGGACCACGGCCATACTCTGCAGGACCACAAGCCCGACGTCGTGATCGCCGCCTTCGGCTACAACGAGTCGTTCGCCGGTCCTGAAGGTCTGGACAGCTTTCGACGCGACCTGGATGCGTTTATCGATGAAACCACCTCCACCGCCTACAACGGCGAATCGCCGCCAACCCTCGTGCTGCTCTCTCCCATCGCCCACGAGGACCTCGGCAAGCGGACCCTCCCGGACGGAGCCACCAACAACGAGAACCTTGCCCTCTACACCGAGGCGATGGCCGAGATCGCCCAGGACAAAGGGGTCCTGTTCATTGACCTCTTTCACCCGACCCGAGAGCAATTCGAAGCGGATGACGAGCCCTGGACCTTCAACGGCGTCCACCTGACTGACGACGGCTACCGCAAGCTCGCCCCGATCCTCGACGAGAGTCTGTTCGGTCCCAGGCCCGGCCCCGATTCCATTGCCGCCGATCTTGACGCACTCCGCGCAGAGGTCCAGGAAAAGAACAAACAGTTCTTTTATGACCATCGCGCCGTTAACGGCTTCTATATTTACGGTGGCCGCAAAGAGCCCTTTGGCGTGGTCAATTTTCCGGCCGAATTCGCCAAGCTTCGCAAGATGATCGAGGTCCGCGACGGCCGCATCTGGGAAGTCGCCCGGGGCAACGAGGTGCCCGACGAGATTGACGACTCCGGGACCGGCGAGTTTGTCACCATCGAAAGTAATGTTCAAGGACCGATCAAAATCACCTCTCCCGAAGAAGCCCTTGAGAGCTTCACCCTGCCCGAAGGCTTCGAGATCAACCTCTTCGCCTCCGAGCAGGACTTCCCCGACCTGAAAAACCCCTGTCAGTTCGCCTTCGACACCAAGGGACGCCTCTGGGTCACGACCATGGCGTCGTACCCGATGTACCTGCCCGGTACCCCCGTCGATGACAAGGTCCTCATCCTCGAAGACACCGACGGCGACGGCAAGGCCGACAAGCAGACCATCTTCGCCAGAGGCTTGCATATTCCGACCGGGATCGAGATCGGCGACGGCGGCGCTTATGTGGCTCAGCAGCCGAACCTGGCGTTCATCAAGGATACCGACGGCGACGACATTGCCGACGAGTACTCCTACCGCCTCCACGGCTTCGACTCGGCCGACTCGCACCACTCGATCAGCGCCTTCACCTGGGGCCCTGACGGCGCGCTTTACTTCCAGGAAGGCACGTTCCACCACTCGCAGATCGAGACCCCTCACGGCCCGACCCGCGTCAAGAACGCCGGGGTCTTCCGCTACGAGCCGTTGACCGAGAAGCTCGACATCTTCGTCTCCTATCCCTTCGCCAACCCCTGGGGGCACTACTTCGACCGCTGGGGCCAGAACTTCGTGGCCGACGCCTCCGGCGGCGCGAACTATTACGGCACCGCCTTCTCGGGCGATGTCGATTACCCGCGCAAGCATCCGAGGCTCAACGAGTTCCTCGTCAAGCAGTGGCGGCCGACCTCCGGTTGCGAACTCGTCTCCAGCCGCAACTTCCCCGACGATTGGCAGGGGAACTATCTGATCAACAACTGCATCGGCTTCCACGGCGTCCTCAACTACTCGATGCGTGAGGAAGACTCCGGCTTTGCCGCCGACCCGGCCGAACCGCTCGTGCGGTCGAGTGACACCAACTTCCGGCCGGTCGATCTCGAATTCGGTCCCGATGGCGCGCTTTACCTTGTCGATTGGTTCAACCCCCTGATCGGCCACATGCAGCACTCGATTCGCGACCCGAACCGAGACGCCGTCCACGGCCGGATCTGGCGGATTCACTACACCGGCAAGCCTCTCGTCGAACCGGCCAAGATCGCCGGCGAGCCCATTCCCGCCCTGCTCGATCTGCTCAAGGAATACGAGGACCGGACTCGCTACCGTGCCCGGATCGAGCTGCGGACCCGAGACACGGACGAGGTCATGTCTGCCCTCGACGACTGGGTCGCCAACCTCGACCAGGACGATCCCGAGTACTGGCGGCACATGCTCGAAGCCCTCTGGGTGCACCAGCAGCACGACGTTGTCGATCAGGACTTCCTGCAAACCCTCCTGACCTGCCCCGAGCCCAAGGCCCGCGCTGCCGCCTCCCGCGTGCTCGGCTACTGGCGAGACCGGCTCGACAACCCGCTTGGGTTGCTCCAGCAGCAGGTCAACGACGATCACCCCCGCGTCCGGCTCGAAGCCGTTCGAGCCCTGAGCTTCTTCGAAGGGGACGACGCCCTCCTCGCTCAAGAAATCGCGCTCGAATCGCTCCTGCATCCCCAGGATTACTACCTGGAGTACACCCTGAACGAGACGAATGCGACGCTCAGCGAACGCATCCTGAACCTCTCCGCCGGGGAGTGA
- a CDS encoding sulfatase — MMTSRSLSMALLLGVLVSAAQAADEAERPPNIVVFLADDLGWGDLGCYGHPMIETPNLDQFAEQGVRFTQCYSACGVCSPSRSAILTGRTPYRNGVFRWIPEGHPVHLRPSEITIARLLKDQGYETAHVGKWHLNGMFNSPEQPQPSDHGFDYWFATQNNAAPTHKNPENFVRNGEPVGPMEGFSAVLVAEEGIEWLREHRNPDAPFYLQVWTHEPHLPIESDPRFMARYEDQTDNPGVLQHHGNVTQLDHAFGMLMAELDRQGLTDSTIVFFTSDNGPEGDGLGDPANPNSQRNRNQGSTGGLRGRKRDDFEGGIRVPGIVRWPGQIEPGSVSNVPVIGSDIFSTICEIVGIPLPDDRVIDGVSMIPAFAGKPVERPVPLYWRTHISSPDSRIAMRVGDWKIVGNVDLTRFLLFNVEEDPRETTDLSAQEPERFKQMTEQLLELNASILGDGPDWWKSEKSF, encoded by the coding sequence ATGATGACATCCAGATCCCTCTCGATGGCCCTCCTGCTCGGCGTCTTGGTTTCGGCGGCTCAGGCCGCGGATGAGGCCGAACGCCCACCGAACATCGTGGTCTTTCTGGCCGACGACCTCGGCTGGGGGGACCTTGGCTGCTACGGGCACCCGATGATCGAGACGCCGAACCTCGACCAGTTCGCCGAACAAGGAGTCCGGTTCACGCAGTGCTACTCGGCCTGCGGGGTCTGCTCTCCCTCTCGGTCGGCGATCCTGACGGGACGGACGCCGTATCGCAACGGCGTATTTCGATGGATTCCGGAGGGGCATCCAGTGCATCTGCGTCCTTCGGAAATCACGATTGCTCGATTGCTCAAGGATCAGGGGTATGAGACCGCCCATGTGGGGAAGTGGCACCTGAACGGGATGTTCAACTCACCGGAACAGCCACAGCCGAGCGATCACGGCTTCGACTACTGGTTCGCCACCCAGAACAACGCCGCGCCAACGCACAAGAATCCCGAAAACTTTGTCCGCAACGGCGAACCGGTCGGGCCGATGGAGGGGTTCTCGGCCGTTCTGGTGGCGGAGGAAGGAATCGAGTGGCTCCGAGAGCATCGGAATCCCGATGCGCCCTTCTATCTCCAGGTCTGGACGCATGAGCCGCACCTACCGATCGAGTCGGACCCGAGGTTCATGGCGCGTTACGAAGATCAGACCGACAACCCCGGCGTTCTCCAACATCACGGCAACGTCACCCAGCTTGATCATGCGTTTGGGATGCTGATGGCGGAACTGGACCGCCAGGGTTTGACCGACTCAACAATCGTCTTTTTCACCTCCGACAACGGCCCCGAGGGTGACGGACTTGGTGATCCGGCCAATCCGAACTCGCAACGCAACCGAAACCAGGGGTCGACCGGCGGCTTGCGCGGTCGCAAGCGCGACGACTTCGAAGGGGGCATTCGAGTTCCCGGCATTGTTCGCTGGCCCGGTCAGATCGAGCCGGGATCGGTGAGCAATGTGCCGGTCATCGGCTCCGACATCTTCAGCACCATCTGCGAGATTGTCGGCATCCCCTTACCCGATGATCGGGTGATCGACGGCGTGAGCATGATCCCAGCCTTTGCAGGCAAGCCGGTCGAGCGCCCGGTTCCGCTCTACTGGAGGACACACATCTCCAGCCCCGACAGCCGGATCGCCATGCGGGTCGGTGACTGGAAGATTGTGGGGAACGTTGATCTCACCAGGTTCCTCCTGTTCAACGTCGAGGAAGATCCACGGGAAACGACCGACCTCTCCGCTCAGGAACCGGAGCGGTTCAAGCAAATGACCGAGCAGTTGCTGGAGTTGAACGCTTCGATCCTGGGAGACGGGCCGGACTGGTGGAAGTCTGAAAAAAGTTTCTAA
- a CDS encoding fused DSP-PTPase phosphatase/NAD kinase-like protein — protein sequence MSRRKRRILALLVASLVCGVAIDRRHEVLEKRVAVIAPGHLVRGAWQRSWPLRRLIDREGVRTIVTLTAINTHDPKYVMQRKVVDQAGIDWVIVPMRGSTATIEQLAETADLLADPARQPVFFHCVAGHHRTNLALAAYRIRHEGWSADQAWAELLQFPWTRAEADADDLRLIEAFAAIHRGRGKELQNDPEADLTDDRPKPGGPGGVARDLHRLAMDDGQRRHR from the coding sequence ATGAGCAGGCGCAAACGCCGGATCCTGGCCCTGCTCGTGGCCTCGCTCGTGTGCGGGGTGGCGATCGACCGTCGGCACGAGGTTCTTGAGAAGCGCGTCGCGGTCATCGCTCCCGGCCACCTGGTTCGCGGAGCCTGGCAGCGCTCCTGGCCCTTGCGGCGGTTGATCGACCGCGAAGGGGTGCGCACGATCGTCACCCTCACGGCGATCAACACCCACGACCCGAAGTACGTCATGCAGCGCAAGGTCGTCGACCAGGCCGGCATCGATTGGGTCATCGTCCCCATGCGAGGTTCAACCGCCACGATCGAGCAGTTGGCCGAGACTGCAGACCTGCTGGCCGACCCCGCGAGGCAGCCAGTCTTCTTTCACTGCGTTGCCGGTCATCATCGAACGAACCTCGCCCTGGCGGCCTACCGAATTCGTCACGAGGGCTGGTCGGCGGATCAGGCCTGGGCCGAGCTCTTGCAGTTTCCCTGGACGAGAGCCGAGGCCGACGCCGACGATCTCCGCCTGATCGAAGCCTTTGCCGCGATCCACCGCGGCCGCGGCAAGGAGTTGCAGAATGACCCGGAAGCAGATCTTACGGACGATCGCCCGAAGCCTGGCGGTCCTGGCGGTGTTGCTCGTGATCTTCATCGGCTGGCGATGGACGACGGGCAACGTCGGCACCGTTGA
- a CDS encoding arylsulfatase has product MMDRIGRNRWRGIGWRALGVVLTTLLAFESTSQGQDAEVARRPNVLLIMTDDQGYGDLACHGNPIIRTPNLDALHAESVRLTDFHVDPTCSPTRSALMTGRYSGRVGVWHTIRGRSILHRDETTMAEVFARSGYATGIFGKWHLGDNFPSRPQDFGFEHSLIHGGGGVGQTPDSWGNDYFDDLFMENGTPRPTFGYCTDVWFDAALQFLTEQSEAQKPFFCYLATNAPHSPYLVPEAYEAMYAENPNVPNAAFYGMITNIDENVGRLLAALEDRGLADNTIVIFMTDNGTASGVRGELGYNAGMRGQKGSPYDGGHRVPCFVRWPQGGIGGGRDVEHLSAHLDLFPTLIELCDLDRPEGVAFDGRSLAPLLRGNAIDWPERAIVVESQRIDEPQKYRQCAVMTEEWRLVNGTELYEIGEDPGQSKDRAADLPETVTALRAIYDRWWDDVSRTHDRVARIVVGSDAENPTRLTCHDWTGAEENPPWNQTMIREGLVRNGIWNIEVDRDGVYTIELRRWPTQEPRPINDGPGPIAHDARVVIGELEASKPVGPEDVAITFRVELEAGPTSLQTWFEGPEGSRGAYFVSVRRDTP; this is encoded by the coding sequence ATGATGGATCGAATCGGACGCAATCGTTGGCGAGGGATTGGGTGGAGGGCGCTCGGGGTCGTGCTGACGACCTTGCTTGCGTTCGAGTCGACAAGCCAGGGGCAGGACGCAGAGGTCGCTCGACGGCCGAATGTCTTGCTTATCATGACCGATGATCAGGGCTACGGCGACCTGGCCTGTCACGGCAATCCGATTATCCGAACGCCGAATCTCGACGCCTTGCATGCCGAGAGCGTTCGCCTGACCGATTTTCATGTCGATCCGACCTGTTCGCCCACGCGATCGGCCTTGATGACCGGCCGGTACTCAGGCCGGGTCGGGGTCTGGCACACGATTCGGGGGCGTTCGATCCTCCATCGAGACGAAACCACGATGGCCGAGGTGTTCGCCCGCTCCGGCTACGCGACGGGGATCTTTGGCAAGTGGCATCTGGGAGACAACTTTCCCTCTCGGCCTCAGGACTTCGGATTCGAACACTCCTTGATTCATGGCGGAGGAGGGGTTGGCCAGACCCCGGATTCCTGGGGAAATGATTACTTTGATGATCTGTTCATGGAGAATGGCACGCCGCGTCCGACCTTCGGATATTGCACCGATGTCTGGTTCGATGCGGCGCTCCAGTTTCTCACCGAGCAGAGTGAAGCGCAGAAGCCCTTCTTTTGCTACCTCGCCACCAATGCCCCCCATTCCCCGTACCTGGTTCCTGAGGCGTACGAAGCGATGTACGCTGAGAACCCGAACGTGCCGAACGCCGCGTTTTACGGGATGATCACGAACATTGATGAGAATGTCGGTCGATTGCTCGCGGCGCTGGAGGATCGGGGACTGGCCGACAACACGATTGTCATCTTCATGACCGACAACGGTACCGCCTCCGGAGTGCGGGGGGAGCTCGGTTACAACGCGGGGATGCGAGGACAGAAAGGCAGCCCGTACGATGGAGGCCATCGTGTCCCGTGTTTCGTTCGGTGGCCCCAGGGTGGAATCGGCGGAGGTCGAGATGTCGAGCACCTATCGGCTCATCTCGACCTGTTCCCGACCTTGATCGAACTGTGCGACCTCGACCGGCCGGAGGGGGTCGCGTTCGATGGCCGGAGCCTCGCCCCCCTGCTCCGCGGAAACGCCATCGACTGGCCCGAGCGGGCGATCGTGGTGGAATCGCAACGGATCGACGAGCCGCAAAAGTATCGCCAATGCGCGGTCATGACCGAAGAATGGCGGCTCGTCAACGGGACGGAACTGTATGAGATCGGAGAGGATCCCGGCCAGAGCAAGGATCGAGCGGCCGATCTTCCCGAAACGGTCACAGCCCTACGCGCCATTTACGATCGTTGGTGGGACGATGTTTCCCGGACTCACGATCGAGTGGCGCGGATCGTTGTCGGCTCCGACGCGGAAAACCCGACTCGGCTGACCTGCCACGACTGGACCGGGGCGGAGGAAAATCCGCCGTGGAACCAGACGATGATCCGCGAAGGACTTGTCCGGAACGGCATCTGGAACATCGAGGTCGATCGGGACGGCGTTTATACGATCGAACTGCGACGATGGCCGACGCAGGAGCCGAGGCCAATCAACGACGGCCCCGGCCCGATCGCTCATGATGCGCGAGTGGTGATCGGGGAGCTTGAGGCCTCGAAGCCGGTCGGGCCGGAAGATGTCGCCATCACCTTCCGCGTGGAACTGGAGGCCGGCCCGACATCGTTGCAAACGTGGTTTGAAGGCCCCGAAGGATCGCGAGGGGCCTACTTCGTCAGCGTCCGTCGCGACACCCCGTGA
- a CDS encoding NAD-dependent succinate-semialdehyde dehydrogenase → MSTATAPELTCPTRTQMYVDGKWCDAVEGGRLAVINPADESTIAEVAFGGRADAERAIDAAAKALPAWRAKTAYERAEFLNKTADLLRQRADAIARALTLEQGKPVPEARAEVLHTAATFDWFAEEGKRAYGRIIPPTMGNKRHFAISHPVGVVGTITPWNFPLTLPSRKLAPALAAGCTVVTRPADQTPLCVIALFEILEEVGLPPGVANLVMGDAPTIADAYFARPEIGKVSFTGSTRVGKELIRKSADGVKRLSLELGGHAPLIVFEDADVEQVAKAAVLGKFRNNGQVCIAPSRFYIHEKLAKQFTEVAVEETKRLKLGPGWEEGVTVGPMFAEQGLAKAVELIDDAKARGASVLAGGGKSSRFDKGYFCEPTILHNVDGSMRLMTEEPFSPVMPLVDFSKVDEVIKAANDTPYGLAAYVFTNDLTIATRMAEGLEAGIIGINDPVPATPQAPFGGMKQSGLGRELGIEGLESYLETKSVSIGLRG, encoded by the coding sequence GACCCGCACCCAGATGTACGTTGACGGCAAATGGTGCGATGCCGTCGAGGGCGGCCGCCTGGCCGTGATCAACCCGGCCGACGAATCGACGATCGCCGAGGTCGCCTTCGGAGGTCGGGCCGACGCCGAGCGTGCCATCGACGCCGCCGCCAAGGCCCTGCCCGCCTGGCGTGCGAAGACCGCTTACGAGCGTGCCGAGTTCCTCAACAAGACGGCTGACCTCCTCCGTCAGCGGGCTGACGCCATCGCCCGAGCCCTAACCCTCGAACAGGGGAAGCCCGTTCCCGAGGCCCGCGCCGAGGTTCTCCATACCGCGGCCACCTTCGACTGGTTCGCCGAGGAAGGCAAGCGGGCCTACGGACGGATTATCCCCCCGACGATGGGCAACAAGCGGCACTTCGCCATCTCTCACCCGGTTGGCGTCGTCGGCACGATTACCCCCTGGAACTTTCCGCTGACTCTGCCGAGCCGAAAGCTTGCCCCGGCACTCGCCGCAGGCTGCACGGTTGTGACCCGACCGGCGGATCAGACCCCGCTCTGCGTAATTGCCCTGTTCGAGATCCTGGAAGAAGTCGGCTTGCCCCCCGGCGTAGCCAACCTGGTGATGGGCGATGCGCCGACGATTGCCGATGCCTACTTCGCCCGCCCCGAGATCGGCAAGGTCAGCTTCACCGGATCGACCCGAGTCGGGAAGGAGCTGATCCGTAAGTCGGCCGATGGGGTCAAGCGGCTCAGCCTCGAACTGGGCGGGCATGCACCGCTCATCGTCTTCGAGGACGCCGACGTCGAGCAGGTCGCCAAGGCCGCCGTACTCGGTAAGTTCCGCAACAATGGTCAGGTCTGCATCGCCCCTTCACGGTTCTATATCCACGAGAAACTGGCGAAGCAGTTTACCGAGGTGGCCGTTGAAGAAACGAAGCGGCTGAAGCTCGGCCCCGGCTGGGAAGAAGGGGTCACCGTCGGCCCAATGTTCGCCGAACAGGGGCTCGCGAAGGCGGTTGAACTCATCGACGACGCCAAGGCTCGGGGCGCCTCCGTCCTGGCTGGGGGCGGCAAGTCGAGCCGCTTCGACAAGGGATACTTTTGCGAGCCGACGATTCTCCACAACGTCGACGGCTCGATGCGTCTCATGACCGAGGAGCCCTTCTCCCCTGTCATGCCTTTGGTCGACTTCTCGAAGGTTGACGAGGTGATCAAGGCCGCCAACGACACGCCCTATGGTTTGGCCGCCTACGTCTTCACCAACGACCTGACCATTGCCACCCGGATGGCTGAAGGTCTCGAAGCCGGGATCATCGGCATCAACGACCCCGTTCCCGCCACTCCTCAGGCTCCTTTCGGTGGCATGAAGCAATCCGGTCTCGGCCGAGAATTGGGAATCGAAGGGCTCGAATCGTACCTCGAAACCAAGTCCGTCTCGATCGGCCTGCGGGGCTGA
- a CDS encoding TrmH family RNA methyltransferase, translating to MPLIPLDDLDDPRLISYRHLKATNETRYLPRFVVEGEKLVDQLRESRYPMESALLSDRHADRIGPKIPEKVPAFVVDHQKISTLVGFNFHQGAMAVGVRLPQIDPASIVNPSATSLNLVVCPVVQNPENLGTIVRTADVFGVDAVLVGPTCPDPLSRRVLRVSMGTALALPVIVLDDLADRLVDWQRTFGLQLAATVTDPDAEPLSSFARPDRLAMVMGSEAHGLAPEWIARCDRRVTIPMRAGAESLNVAVAAGIVLYQLSRPGG from the coding sequence ATGCCCCTGATCCCCCTCGATGACCTGGACGATCCGCGCCTGATTTCCTATCGCCACCTGAAGGCAACGAACGAAACGAGGTATCTCCCTCGGTTCGTGGTCGAGGGGGAAAAGCTCGTGGACCAGCTCCGCGAGAGCCGGTATCCGATGGAGTCGGCCCTGCTGTCCGATCGCCACGCAGATCGGATCGGGCCAAAGATCCCGGAGAAGGTGCCGGCCTTCGTGGTCGATCATCAGAAAATCAGCACCCTTGTCGGGTTCAACTTTCATCAAGGAGCGATGGCCGTCGGGGTCCGTCTTCCGCAGATCGATCCCGCATCCATCGTCAACCCGTCGGCGACGTCGTTGAACCTCGTCGTTTGCCCGGTCGTCCAGAATCCGGAGAACCTGGGAACGATCGTCCGAACGGCCGATGTGTTCGGGGTGGATGCCGTCCTGGTGGGTCCGACCTGTCCTGATCCCCTTTCCCGACGCGTGCTTCGGGTGTCGATGGGGACGGCGCTCGCCCTGCCGGTGATCGTCCTCGACGACCTGGCCGATCGGCTTGTCGACTGGCAACGCACGTTCGGACTTCAACTCGCCGCGACCGTAACCGACCCCGACGCGGAACCGCTTTCCTCGTTCGCTCGCCCCGATCGTCTGGCGATGGTGATGGGTTCCGAGGCCCACGGGCTTGCTCCTGAATGGATTGCCCGATGCGATCGGCGGGTCACCATTCCCATGCGAGCGGGGGCCGAATCGCTCAATGTCGCCGTCGCCGCCGGGATCGTGCTCTATCAGTTGAGCAGGCCCGGCGGGTAA
- a CDS encoding c-type cytochrome translates to MIPTVSALPRGANCQRLLMLMALMLLAGLPGAVRAQDQESAMVRMLRSGRVPDDRQGTLITLIGRQGSPNDLGFLLELATDPELASDANRRLALDALTQAARNRSVFPEGDRSRIAALFQGDTTPDDDEARLSAIRLAGAWKVEEASNPLAVIAAKPDEPRALREASLIALADIGGPASRKAIESLASPEQPKSVRVPAIAALVSLDVDAAADRAVAALAEGIGDLDDIAPLMTAFLDRQVGPERLAAEIREQGLAADPAKLALRYLYSVGRTDAPLVSALSDAAGILTDPEPMSDAEMQQFIADVRDHGNPERGERIFRREDVNCTKCHAISGAGGNVGPDLSAIGASSPPDYLTRSIITPEEAVKEEYGVKTVLTIDGQIFQGVVKESSAERLVLREATGVDRVIPVDDIEDEKSGGSLMPAGLVNFLTRDEFVDLVAFLDQLGKPGPYAIRATPSIQRWGVLPWPDSGSELDPDTTASTGVAKLPPSIAEANPSDWRPVYGMTGGTLPLDEVTQMTETPVVALRGEVGVIRPGFVTFSIDSAEGLSLWLDGQPIAAAESVSAELAPGRHDLVIRVDTEERAAEGIMVEVTRSPGSRADFTVVGGP, encoded by the coding sequence ATGATCCCGACCGTTTCGGCGCTCCCAAGGGGAGCAAACTGCCAGCGTCTCTTGATGCTCATGGCCCTGATGCTTCTGGCCGGTCTTCCCGGAGCCGTCCGAGCCCAGGACCAGGAAAGCGCGATGGTCCGGATGCTCCGGAGCGGCCGAGTTCCCGACGATCGCCAGGGGACGCTGATCACCCTGATCGGCCGCCAGGGGTCCCCCAACGACCTCGGGTTCCTGCTCGAACTGGCCACCGATCCGGAACTTGCGTCCGACGCCAACCGTCGCCTCGCCCTCGATGCGCTCACTCAGGCCGCCCGCAACCGCAGCGTGTTCCCCGAGGGTGACCGCTCCCGGATCGCCGCCCTGTTCCAGGGTGACACCACTCCGGATGATGACGAGGCCCGCCTCTCGGCCATCCGTCTTGCTGGGGCGTGGAAGGTCGAGGAAGCCAGTAATCCCCTTGCCGTCATCGCTGCCAAGCCCGACGAACCGCGAGCCTTGCGCGAGGCCTCGCTCATTGCCCTCGCTGACATCGGGGGCCCTGCCAGCCGGAAGGCAATCGAATCACTGGCCAGCCCCGAACAGCCGAAGTCCGTTCGCGTCCCGGCGATCGCAGCACTGGTCAGTCTCGATGTCGATGCCGCCGCCGATCGGGCCGTCGCGGCCCTGGCCGAAGGCATTGGCGATCTTGACGACATCGCTCCCTTGATGACCGCCTTCCTCGACCGTCAGGTCGGCCCGGAACGGCTTGCCGCCGAGATCCGCGAGCAAGGGCTTGCCGCCGACCCGGCCAAGCTCGCCCTGCGCTATCTCTACTCCGTGGGCAGGACCGACGCCCCGCTCGTCTCCGCCCTGAGCGATGCCGCCGGCATCCTCACCGACCCCGAGCCGATGTCCGACGCCGAGATGCAGCAATTCATCGCCGACGTTCGTGACCACGGCAACCCCGAGCGCGGTGAACGCATCTTCCGTCGCGAGGACGTCAACTGCACCAAGTGCCACGCCATCAGTGGGGCCGGTGGCAACGTCGGTCCCGACCTCAGCGCCATCGGCGCGAGTTCCCCCCCCGACTATCTCACCCGTTCGATCATCACTCCCGAGGAAGCCGTCAAGGAGGAGTACGGAGTCAAGACGGTCCTGACGATCGATGGTCAGATTTTTCAGGGGGTCGTCAAGGAGTCGAGCGCCGAACGCCTCGTGCTTCGCGAAGCCACCGGGGTCGACCGCGTCATCCCCGTCGATGACATCGAGGACGAGAAATCGGGCGGCTCACTGATGCCCGCCGGTCTGGTCAACTTCCTGACCCGCGATGAGTTCGTCGATCTCGTTGCGTTCCTCGACCAGCTCGGGAAACCTGGCCCGTACGCCATCCGAGCCACCCCGTCAATCCAGCGCTGGGGAGTGCTTCCCTGGCCCGACTCGGGCTCCGAACTCGATCCCGACACCACCGCCTCGACCGGGGTGGCCAAGCTTCCCCCGTCGATCGCCGAGGCGAATCCCAGCGACTGGCGACCTGTTTACGGCATGACCGGTGGCACCTTGCCGCTTGACGAGGTGACCCAAATGACCGAGACCCCGGTCGTCGCCCTTCGCGGCGAGGTCGGTGTCATCCGGCCGGGGTTCGTGACCTTTTCGATCGACTCGGCCGAGGGACTCTCTCTCTGGCTCGACGGTCAGCCAATCGCCGCCGCGGAATCCGTCTCGGCGGAACTCGCTCCCGGTCGCCATGACCTCGTCATCCGTGTCGACACCGAGGAACGCGCTGCCGAGGGCATCATGGTTGAGGTCACTCGTTCCCCGGGTTCGCGCGCCGATTTCACCGTCGTCGGTGGCCCCTGA